In Ostrinia nubilalis chromosome 10, ilOstNubi1.1, whole genome shotgun sequence, a single genomic region encodes these proteins:
- the LOC135075669 gene encoding myosin heavy chain, muscle isoform X29, translated as MPKPVVQDGEDPDPTPYLFVSLEQKRIDQSKPYDGKKACWVPDEKEGFLQGEIKATKGDLVTVNLPGGETKDFKKDLVGQVNPPKYEKCEDMSNLTYLNDASVLYNLKQRYYHKLIYTYSGLFCVAINPYKRFPVYTFRCAKLYRGKRRSEVPPHIFAISDGAYVNMLTNHENQSMLITGESGAGKTENTKKVIAYFATVGASQKKDPNAEKKGSLEDQVVQTNPVLEAFGNAKTVRNDNSSRFGKFIRIHFGPSGKLAGADIETYLLEKARVISQQALERSYHIFYQMMSGSVPGLKAQCFLSNDVMDYNIVSQGKTVIPGVDDGEEMRLTDQAFDILGFTQEEKDNVYKITAAVMHMGCMKFKQRGREEQAEADGTEDGERVAKLLGVDCQDLYKNLLKPRIKVGNEFVTQGRNKDQVTNSVGALCKGIFDRLFKWLVKKCNETLDTKQKRQHFIGVLDIAGFEIFDYNGFEQLCINFTNEKLQQFFNHHMFVLEQEEYKKEGINWTFIDFGMDLLACIDLIEKPMGILSILEEESMFPKATDLTFVEKLNNNHLGKSAPYLKPKPPKPGCQAAHFAIGHYAGNVGYNITGWLEKNKDPLNDTVVDQFKKGQNALIKEIFADHPGQSGDAGGAAGGKGGRGKKGGGFATVSSAYKEQLNNLMTTLRSTQPHFVRCIIPNELKQPGLIDSHLVMHQLTCNGVLEGIRICRKGFPNRMVYPDFKLRYKILCPQLIKEPISPEKATEKILEQTGLDSESFRLGKTKVFFRAGVLGQMEELRDDRLSKIVSWLQAYIRGYLSRKEYKKLQEQRLALQVVQRNLRKYLQLRTWPWWKLWQKVKPLLNVTRVEDEIAKLEEKAAKAQEAFEKEEKLRKELEVLNAKLLEEKTALLSNLEGEKGSLSETQERAAKLQAQKTDLENQLRDTQDRLTQEEDARNQLFQAKKKLEQEVSGLKKDVEDLELSVQKSEQDKATKDHQIRNLNDEIAHQDELINKLNKEKKMQGESNQKTGEELQAAEDKVNHLNKVKQKLEQTLDELEDSLEREKKLRADVEKQRRKVEGDLKLTQEAVADLERNKKELEQTIQRKDKEISSLTAKLEDEQSLVSKLQKQIKELQARIEELEEEVESERQARAKAEKQRADLARELEELGERLEEAGGATSAQIELNKKREAELSKLRRDLEEANIQHESTLANLRKKHNDAVAEMGEQLDQLNKLKAKAEHDRASCYNELNNTRAAVDQVAREKAAQEKIVKQLQHSLNEVQNKADEANRTLNDLDAAKKKLSIENSDLLRQLEEAESQVSQLSKIKVSLTTQLEDTKRLADEEARERATLLGKFRNLEHDLDNIREQVEEEAEGKADLQRQLSKANAEAQLWRSKYESEGVARSEELEEAKRKLQARLAEAEETIESLNQKVVALEKTKQRLATEVEDLQLEVDRATAIANAAEKKQKAFDKIIGEWKLKVDDLAAELDASQKECRNYSTELFRLKGAYEEGQEQLEAVRRENKNLADEVKDLLDQIGEGGRNIHEIEKARKRLEAEKDELQAALEEAESALEQEENKVLRAQLELSQVRQEIDRRIQEKEEEFENTRKNHQRALDSMQASLEAEAKGKAEALRMKKKLEADINELEIALDHANKANAEAQKNIKRYQAQIKDLQTALEEEQRARDDAREQLGISERRANALQNELEESRTLLEQADRARRQAEQELGDAHEQLNELSAQNGSLSAAKRKLESELQTLHSDLDELLNEAKNSEEKAKKAMVDAARLADELRAEQEHAQTQEKLRKALEQQIKELQVRLDEAEANALKGGKKAIQKLEQRVRELENELDGEQRRHADAQKNLRKAERRIKELTFQAEEDRKNHERMQDLVDKLQQKIKTYKRQIEEAEEIAALNLAKFRKAQQELEEAEERADLAEQAISKFRGKGRAGSAARGVSPAPHRSRPALADGFGTFPPRFDLAPEDF; from the exons ATGCCGAAGCCAGTGGTCCAAGATGGAGAGGACCCCGATCCGACCCCATACCTGTTTGTATCTCTAGAACAGAAGCGTATCGACCAGAGCAAGCCTTACGATGGCAAGAAAGCATGCTGGGTGCCGGACGAAAAGGAGGGCTTCCTGCAGGGAGAAATTAAAGCCACCAAGGGCGACCTGGTGACTGTCAACCTACCTGGAGGCGAG ACCAAAGACTTCAAGAAGGATCTTGTAGGTCAAGTCAACCCACCTAAGTACGAGAAATGCGAGGACATGTCCAACTTGACATACCTCAACgacgcttcagttttgtataaCTTGAAGCAGAGATATTACCATAAGCTTATCTAC ACGTACTCGGGTCTCTTCTGTGTGGCTATCAACCCTTACAAGAGATTCCCCGTGTACACGTTCCGATGTGCCAAGCTGTACCGAGGCAAGCGTCGTTCGGAAGTACCCCCCCACATTTTCGCCATTTCCGACGGCGCTTACGTCAACATGTTGACCAACCACGAGAATCAATCTATGTTGATTAC CGGTGAGTCTGGTGCCGGAAAGACTGAGAACACGAAGAAGGTAATTGCGTACTTCGCCACCGTGGGTGCTTCCCAGAAGAAGGACCCCAACGCGGAGAAGAAGGGATCCCTGGAAGACCAGGTCGTACAAACTAACCCTGTGCTTGAAGCCTTCGGTAACGCCAAGACTGTGCGTAACGACAACTCCTCCCGTTTC GGTAAATTCATCCGTATCCACTTCGGCCCCTCTGGTAAACTGGCTGGTGCTGACATTGAGACCT ATCTGCTTGAGAAGGCCCGTGTCATCTCCCAACAGGCCCTTGAGCGTTCCTACCACATCTTCTACCAGATGATGTCTGGCTCCGTCCCCGGACTTAAGG CCCAGTGCTTTTTATCCAACGACGTCATGGACTACAACATCGTGTCGCAAGGCAAGACTGTCATTCCCGGCGTCGATGACGGCGAGGAAATGAGGCTTACTGAC CAAGCCTTCGACATTCTGGGTTTCACCCAGGAAGAGAAGGACAACGTATACAAGATCACCGCCGCTGTCATGCACATGGGTTGCATGAAGTTCAAGCAGAGGGGTCGCGAGGAACAGGCTGAGGCTGACGGTACCGAG GACGGTGAGAGGGTCGCCAAGCTCCTCGGTGTCGACTGCCAGGACTTGTACAAGAACTTGTTGAAGCCCCGCATCAAGGTCGGAAACGAGTTCGTGACCCAGGGTCGTAACAAGGACCAGGTCACCAACTCCGTCGGTGCCCTTTGCAAGGGTATATTCGACAGGCTGTTCAAGTGGCTGGTGAAGAAGTGTAACGAGACCCTAGACACCAAGCAGAAGAGGCAGCACTTCATCGGTGTACTGGATATTGCCGGTTTCGAAATCTTCGAC TACAACGGATTCGAGCAACTCTGCATTAACTTCACCAATGAGAAGCTGCAGCAGTTCTTTAACCACCACATGTTCGTACTCGAGCAAGAAGAGTACAAAAAGGAGGGCATCAACTGGACCTTCATCGATTTCGGAATGGACTTGCTCGCTTGTATCGATCTTATCGAGAAG CCTATGGGTATCCTCTCCATCCTTGAGGAAGAGTCTATGTTCCCGAAAGCCACCGATCTAACCTTCGTTGAGAAGTTGAACAACAACCACTTGGGCAAGTCTGCTCCTTACCTGAAGCCCAAGCCCCCCAAGCCCGGTTGCCAGGCCGCTCACTTCGCCATTGGTCACTACGCCGGTAAC GTCGGCTACAACATCACTGGATGGCTTGAGAAGAACAAGGACCCCCTTAACGACACCGTCGTCGACCAGTTCAAGAAGGGTCAGAACGCGCTGATCAAGGAGATCTTTGCTGACCACCCTGGTCAGTCTGGTGACGCTGGTGGCGCCGCTGGTGGCAAGG GCGGTCGCGGTAAGAAGGGCGGTGGTTTCGCTACTGTCTCCTCCGCTTACAAG GAACAACTTAACAACTTGATGACAACTCTGAGGTCTACTCAGCCTCACTTCGTGCGTTGTATCATTCCCAACGAGTTGAAACAGCCTG GTCTCATCGACTCTCACCTTGTGATGCACCAGCTGACCTGTAACGGTGTGCTTGAGGGTATCCGTATTTGCCGTAAAGGTTTCCCCAACAGGATGGTCTACCCTGACTTCAAGCTCCG ATACAAAATTCTGTGCCCGCAACTGATCAAAGAACCAATTTCGCCTGAGAAAGCCACCGAGAAAATTCTCGAACAAACCGGCTTGGATTCCGAGTCTTTCAGACTTGGAAAGACAAAG GTGTTCTTCCGCGCTGGTGTCCTGGGTCAGATGGAGGAGCTGCGTGACGACAGGCTGTCCAAGATCGTATCTTGGCTCCAGGCCTACATCCGTGGTTATCTGTCCCGTAAGGAGTACAAGAAGCTGCAGGAACAGAG ATTGGCTCTCCAAGTTGTCCAGCGCAACTTGCGCAAGTACCTGCAACTCCGCACCTGGCCCTGGTGGAAGTTGTGGCAGAAGGTCAAGCCTCTCCTCAACGTCACCCGTGTCGAGGATGAGATCGCG AAACTGGAGGAGAAGGCAGCGAAGGCCCAGGAGGCTTTCGAGAAGGAGGAGAAACTCCGCAAGGAGCTTGAGGTGCTCAACGCCAAGCTGCTTGAGGAGAAGACCGCTCTGCTGTCCAACCTCGAGGGCGAGAAGGGATCGCTGTCCGAGACCCAGGAGCGTGCCGCCAAGCTCCAGGCGCAGAAGACCGACCTCGAGAACCAACTTAGG GACACCCAGGACCGCCTGACCCAGGAGGAGGATGCCCGCAACCAGCTCTTCCAAGCCAAGAAGAAGTTGGAGCAGGAAGTCTCTGGCCTGAAGAAGGATGTCGAGGACCTCGAACTGTCCGTCCAGAAGTCCGAGCAGGACAAGGCCACCAAGGACCACCAGATCCGCAACTTGAACGACGAGATCGCCCACCAGGACGAGCTCATCAACAAGTTGAACAAGGAGAAGAAGATGCAGGGCGAGTCCAACCAGAAGACCGGCGAGGAGCTCCAGGCCGCCGAAGACAAGGTCAACCACCTCAACAAGGTCAAGCAGAAGCTCGAGCAAACCCTCGACGAGCTCGAGGACTCTCTTGAGCGCGAGAAGAAGCTGCGCGCCGACGTTGAGAAGCAGAGGAGGAAGGTCGAGGGAGACCTCAAGCTCACCCAGGAGGCCGTCGCCGACCTCGAGCGCAACAAGAAGGAACTGGAGCAGACCATCCAGCGCAAGGACAAGGAGATCTCGTCGCTCACCGCCAAGCTGGAGGACGAGCAGTCCCTTGTCAGCAAGCTGCAGAAACAGATCAAGGAACTGCAGGCCCGCATCGAAGAGTTGGAGGAGGAGGTCGAGTCCGAGCGCCAGGCCCGCGCTAAGGCTGAGAAGCAGCGCGCCGACCTCGCCCGCGAGCTCGAGGAGCTGGGTGAGCGCCTTGAGGAAGCCGGCGGTGCCACCTCCGCTCAGATCGAGCTGAACAAGAAGCGCGAGGCTGAGCTGAGCAAGCTGCGCCGCGACCTCGAGGAGGCCAACATCCAGCACGAGTCCACCCTCGCCAACCTCCGCAAGAAGCACAACGATGCCGTCGCCGAGATGGGCGAGCAGCTCGACCAGCTCAACAAGCTCAAGGCCAA GGCTGAGCACGACCGTGCATCTTGCTACAACGAGCTTAACAACACGCGCGCCGCTGTCGATCAAGTGGCAAGGGAAAAG GCTGCCCAAGAGAAGATCGTCAAGCAGCTCCAGCACTCTCTCAACGAGGTCCAGAACAAGGCTGATGAAGCCAACCGCACCCTCAACGACCTGGACGCCGCCAAGAAGAAGCTGTCCATTGAGAACTCCGACCTCCTCCGCCAACTGGAGGAGGCTGAGTCCCAGGTTTCGCAGCTGTCCAAGATCAAGGTCTCGCTCACCACCCAATTGGAAGACACCAAGAGGTTGGCCGACGAAGAGGCTAGG GAACGCGCTACACTTCTTGGCAAGTTCCGCAACCTCGAACACGACTTGGACAACATCCGCGAACAGGTCGAAGAGGAGGCTGAAGGCAAGGCTGACCTGCAGCGCCAGCTGTCCAAGGCCAACGCCGAGGCCCAGCTGTGGCGCTCCAAGTACGAGTCCGAGGGCGTCGCCCGCTCCGAGGAACTCGAGGAGGCCAAGCGCAAGCTCCAGGCCCGTCTCGCCGAAGCCGAGGAGACCATCGAATCCCTCAACCAGAAGGTCGTTGCCCTCGAGAAGACCAAGCAGCGCCTCGCCACCGAGGTCGAGGACCTGCAGCTCGAGGTCGACCGTGCCACCGCCATCGCCAACGCCGCCGAGAAGAAACAGAAGGCCTTCGACAAGATCATCGGAGAATGGAAGCTCAAGGTCGACGACCTCGCCGCCGAGCTCGACGCCAGCCAGAAGGAATGCCGCAACTACTCCACCGAATTGTTCCGCCTCAAGGGTGCCTACGAGGAAGGCCAGGAGCAGCTCGAGGCCGTCCGCCGCGAGAACAAGAACCTCGCCGACGAAGTCAAGGACTTGCTCGACCAGATCGGCGAAGGTGGCCGCAACATCCACGAGATCGAGAAGGCCAGGAAGCGTCTCGAGGCCGAAAAGGACGAGCTCCAGGCCGCCCTCGAGGAGGCTGAGTCTGCCCTCGAACAGGAGGAGAACAAGGTCCTGCGCGCTCAGCTCGAGCTGTCCCAGGTCAGACAGGAGATCGACAGGCGTATCCAGGAGAAGGAGGAGGAATTCGAGAACACCCGCAAGAACCACCAGCGCGCTCTCGACTCCATGCAGGCTTCCCTCGAAGCCGAGGCTAAGGGCAAGGCTGAGGCCCTGCGCATGAAGAAGAAGCTTGAGGCCGACATCAACGAGCTCGAGATTGCCCTCGACCACGCCAACAAGGCTAACGCTGAGGCCCAGAAGAACATCAAGCGCTACCAGGCCCAGATCAAGGACCTCCAGACCGCCCTCGAGGAGGAACAGCGCGCCCGCGACGACGCCCGCGAACAGCTCGGCATCTCGGAACGCCGCGCCAACGCTCTCCAGAACGAGCTGGAAGAGTCCCGCACACTCCTGGAACAGGCCGACCGTGCCCGCCGCCAGGCCGAACAGGAACTTGGCGACGCTCACGAACAGCTCAACGAACTGTCCGCCCAGAACGGTTCCCTGTCCGCTGCCAAGAGGAAACTCGAGTCCGAGCTGCAGACCCTGCACTCCGACCTCGACGAGCTCCTCAACGAGGCTAAGAACTCCGAGGAGAAGGCCAAGAAGGCGATGGTTGACGCCGCCCGCCTCGCCGACGAGCTCCGCGCTGAGCAGGAGCACGCCCAGACACAGGAGAAACTCCGCAAGGCCCTGGAGCAACAGATCAAGGAACTGCAGGTCAGGCTGGACGAGGCCGAGGCCAACGCGCTCAAGGGAGGCAAGAAGGCCATCCAGAAGCTCGAACAGAGGGTACGAGAGCTCGAGAACGAGCTTGACGGTGAACAGAGGAGACACGCCGACGCACAGAAGAACCTGCGCAAGGCCGAGAGGCGCATCAAGGAGCTCACGTTCCAGGCCGAGGAGGACCGCAAGAACCACGAACGCATGCAGGACCTCGTCGACAAACTGCAACAGAAGATCAAGACCTACAAGAGGCAGATCGAAGAAGCAGAAGAAATCGCCGCCCTCAACTTGGCTAAGTTCCGCAAGGCACAGCAGGAGTTGGAGGAGGCCGAGGAGAGGGCAGACCTCGCCGAACAGGCTATCAGCAAATTCCGTGGCAAGGGACGTGCAGGATCTGCCGCGAGAGGAGTCAGTCCGGCG CCCCATCGCTCGCGCCCTGCCCTGGCTGATGGCTTCGGCACCTTCCCACCTAGGTTCGACCTGGCGCCCGAGGATTTCTAA